A single window of Solanum dulcamara chromosome 5, daSolDulc1.2, whole genome shotgun sequence DNA harbors:
- the LOC129889501 gene encoding uncharacterized protein At4g15970-like → MANLEGGGTNNNLGDEEKLLNGGLPHPHHHQQIISSRNVVKFFLLFFVVALSSLLLYHSSSYNNPLQFIPNNSYKHVPSSAFNSNYVNTNGSAVVNSLHGYNSTTANVSTQGTLPLKKKQISKLEEVLEKAAMGDKTVIITTLNAAWTEPNSIFDVFLKSFRVGNQTKPLLKHVLVACLDKTSYSRCLEKKLHCYALTTKGVDFSGEAHFMSEDYLKMMWRRIDFLTNVLQMGYNFIFTDADILWFRRPFAHFYPDADFQIACDHYWYDSTNLDNSPNGGFNYVKSNERTIQFYKFWYKSREDYPGNHDQDVLNKIKHNPFIKDIGLKIRFLDTALFGGFCEPSKDLNLVCTMHANCCIGIGNKMHDLTMALDDWEKYMALNGHERMLRPQTWTVPRICG, encoded by the exons ATGGCAAATCTAGAGGGAGGAGGAACCAACAACAACTTAGGGGATGAAGAGAAATTGTTGAATGGTGGCCTCCCCCATCCCCATCACCATCAACAAATAATTTCTTCACGTAACGTTGTGaagttttttctcttatttttcgTGGTTGCTCTTTCATCTCTCCTTCTTTATCATTCTTCTTCTTATAATAATCCTCTCCAATTCATTCCTAATAACTCTTATAAACATGTTCCGTCTTCTGCTTTTAACTCCAACTATGTAAACACAAATGGCTCTGCGGTGGTAAATTCCCTTCATGGCTACAATAGTACGACTGCAAATGTTTCTACACAAGGAACCTTACCTTTAAAA AAGAAGCAAATAAGCAAGTTAGAGGAAGTGTTAGAAAAAGCAGCAATGGGAGATAAAACAGTGATAATAACAACCTTAAATGCAGCATGGACAgaaccaaactcaatatttgatgttttcttgaaaagttttAGAGTTGGAAACCAAACAAAGCCATTATTGAAACATGTTTTAGTTGCATGTTTGGACAAAACATCATATTCTAGATGCTTGGAGAAAAAACTTCATTGCTATGCACTCACAACAAAAGGTGTTGATTTCTCTGGTGAAGCTCATTTTATGAGTGAAGATTATTTGAAGATGATGTGGAGAAGGATTGATTTTCTAACAAATGTTCTTCAGATGGGATATAACTTCATTTTCACG GATGCTGATATATTATGGTTTCGACGACCATTCGCACATTTTTACCCGGACGCCGATTTCCAAATTGCTTGTGATCATTATTGGTACGACTCAACAAACTTGGACAATTCACCAAATGGAGGTTTCAATTATGTCAAATCGAATGAACGTACCATCCAATTTTACAAATTTTGGTACAAATCAAGAGAGGATTATCCAGGAAATCATGATCAAGATGTGCTCAACAAGATCAAACACAATCCATTCATCAAAGATATTGGATTGAAAATTAGGTTCTTGGATACTGCTTTATTTGGGGGATTTTGTGAGCCAAGCAAAGATCTTAATCTTGTTTGCACAATGCATGCTAATTGTTGTATTGGAATTGGTAATAAAATGCATGACTTAACTATGGCACTTGATGATTGGGAAAAGTATATGGCTTTGAATGGTCATGAAAGGATGTTAAGGCCACAAACTTGGACTGTACCAAGAATATGTGGTTAA